Sequence from the Hydrogenothermus marinus genome:
TAACATATTCTTTTTATGACAGTTAGAACAGCTTTGCCCTACTAAATTTGCATACTTTCTTATATTTGCTATATTTTTGTTTTTTACTGCTTCAACAAGTTTTTCCATCTCATTTTTTCTAAGATACTTTTTCCATGAAGGAACCATTTTTTCTATTTTAAAATAGGATTCTTTTAATCTTCCAGCCCATTTTTCTGCATTTTTCCAATCTTTTTGCTGTACATTTGTAAGCATTCCTGTAAAAGAAGTAGATGCTTGATACATGTTATATAAAAATAAAGGAGCCTTTGCATTTGGCGGATAGTATTTATCTAACTCTTTAGGGGGTTTTTTTAATTTTACAGTGTTTCCAGCAAATGCTGTTAAAGATAAAGCCATTATACCTACCAATATTCTTTTCATTATATTTCCCTCCTAAATTTCCTATATCTTCAATATAATTTTTATAATTAATATAGTCAATAATTTTTTATGTATAATAGTTTTTTTATGTATAATAGTTTTTGTTGCTATATTTTAATTTATATGGTTAAAATATTTAAAATTTATAAATAATCGTATAGAGGTGTGGAAAAATGGAGCACTTTTATCTAAAAGTATTTAGATACGATCCTACCAAAGATGAACAGCCTTACTACAAAACTTACAAACTACCTGTTGAAAAAGGTATGACAGTTCTTGCAGCTCTATTTAAAGTTAAAGAAACACAAGATCCTTCAATATCTTTTAGGTATAACTGTAGAGCAGCTATATGTGGTTCTTGTTCTATGAAAATAAATGGACATGGGACATTAGCTTGTAAAGAACAAGTAACTAAACTTCTTGAGAAATATAACACAGATACAATTGTTGTAGAACCTATTGGAAATGTTAAACCTTTAAAAGATCTTATATTTGATTTTGATTGGCTATTGGAAAAATTCAAACAAGTTAAACCTTGGTTTATTCCAAAAGAACCACCTCCTGCAGATGGTACAGAATATAGACAAGATCCTTATGATCATCACAAAATAGATTTTGCATCTGATTGTATTTTATGTGCTTCTTGTGTTTCTGAATGTAATGCTTTAAAAGCAAATAAAGATTATCTATCTCCTTTTGTTTTGGCAAAAGCATATAGATTTGCTGCAGACTCAAGAGATGGAGCAAGAAGAGAAAGATTAGAAGCAGTTTTAGATCATTTCAATCTTGAATGGTGTGTAAGATGTTGGCAATGTACAACAAACTGTCCAAAAGAAGTTCAACCTTATGAAAGTATTATAAGACTTAGAATTATTGCAGCAGAAGAAGGATATAAAACTCCCGGTGAAAGACATGCTGAAATATTTGAAAAAGACATTAAAGAAAGAGGCCTTCTTAATGAAATGCTTTTACCAATAAGACAAGAAGGTGTTCTTGGTGCTGTAAAAAGAGCCCCATTTGGAATAAAAATGTTCTTTAAAGGAAAAGTAAATATAGCTGATTTCTTTGGCGGACACAAAGTTAAAAGACATGAAGAAGTTGAAAAAATTTATGAAAAGGCTAAGGAAAAAGAAAAAGAAGTTAAAATTAGAATTCCTCAAATACTTGGAGTTGTATATGAAGATAAAAGGAAAACTAGAAAGAGAGCCAACTTTTTAGACAAAGGAGGTAATGAATAATGGCTGAATTAAAATATGCTTTTTATACAGGTTGTTCTGCAAAGGGAGTAGCTCCTGAGCTTTATAACTCAACATATTTAGTGGCAGAAAAGCTTGGTATGGAACTTATTGAACTTGAAGCTGCTACTTGCTGTGGTGCAGGAGCTGTTCAAGAAAAAGATGAGTTTCTATCATTAACTATAAATGCAAGAAATTTAGCACTTGCTGAAGAACTTGGACTTGATTTATTAACAATATGTAATACTTGTACTGTAATGCTTAGAGAAACAAAATTTAAACTTGATAATGATCCTGAATTAAAAAAGGCAGTTAATGAAGTTTTAGCAGAAGCAGGATTAGAATATAAAGGAACTTCTGAAGTTACTCATTTCTTATGGGAAGTAATAGATGGTGTTGGACTTGATAAATTAAAAGAGATGGTTGTCAGACCTTTAAAAGATTTTAATATAGCTCCATTTTACGGTTGTCATATAATTAGACCTGTATATTTAATAGGTTATGAAGATCCAGATAATCCAAAATCTATAGAAATGATTATTGAAGCATTAGGAGGAAATCCTAAGGATCATGAAGCAAGACTTGCTTGCTGTGGTTTCCACTCTTTCTGGTCTGCAGAAGATGAAGTTACATTAAGACTTACAGCAATGGATACAGAGGCAGCAAAAGAAGAAAAAGCAGATTTTATGGTAACACCTTGCCCACTTTGTCATACTCAACTTGATGCAATGCAAGAAGAAGCAGAGGAAAGAATAGGTACTAATATAGGAATGCCTATACTCCACCTTCCTCAAATGATTGGTCTTGCTTTAGGAATGAATCCTGAAGAATTAGGTCTCCAAAAACATGTAATATCAACAGAAAATATTATCAATAAAATAACAGCGTCTGTATAAATCTTATAAAAGGGCTTTTAGCCCTTTCCCTATATTTATATTATCTAACCAAGCTTGTAAAATCCTATAAATACTTACTTTTAATATTTATATTAATATTCTTATAATATATCTTGAAATTATTATAATATATACTTATAATATAATTTAGTTATATTCTAATATAAATGGAAGGTGATTAAGATGGCAAAAAAAGCAAAGTCAGAAGAACAAATTGTAGATTCAAATTTATGGCAAGATGAAGAATGGCTTGAAGAAAATGCAGAACTTTTAAAAGCTTTAGCCCATCCAAGTAGACTTAAAATAATAGGTTTTTTAAGTTCAGGAAAAAAATGTGTAAAACATATCTGGGAAGCTTTAGATTTACCTCAGCCTAATGTTTCTCAACATTTATCTGTTTTAAGAAATAAAGGTATACTTGGTTATAAACGAGAAGGTTCAATTGTATGTTATTATATTAAAAATGAAAAAGCTTTAAAAATTTATAAATTATTAGTAGAGGAGGAATAAAAAATGGCTGGCAAAGTATGTGTTTTAAATGAATCAAATTGGGAGCAGGAGGTTTTAAACTCTGAACTACCTGTATTAGTTGATTTTTGGGCACCATGGTGTGGACCTTGTAGATTAATAGCTCCTGTTATAGAAGAGCTTGCTGAAGAACTTGAAGGAAAAGCTAAAATATGTAAGTTAAACACTGATGAAAATCCAAATATAGCAATGAAATATGGAATTAGAGCTATCCCTACAATTATGGTATTTAAAAATGGACAAGTAGTAGATACAAAAGTTGGTGTTCAACCAAAAGAAGTATTAAAAAGTTTATTAGTTTAAGGAATTCATGGCTACAGAAATACATCCAACAGCAATAGTTTCTAAAAAGGCAAAAATTGGGGCCAATGTTAAAATTGGCCCTTTTTCCATTATTGAAGATAATGTTGAAATTGGTGATAACACAGAGATTTCTTCCAATGTAAAAATAAAAAACTATACTTCAATAGGTGAAAATTGTAAGATTTTTGAAGGAGCAGTAATAGGCAATATTCCACAACATCTTGGTTTTGAAGGTGAAAAAAGTTTTGTAAAGATAGGAAATAATGTTGTAATTAGAGAATATTGTACTATCCACAGAGGAACAAGATTTGATGATGGTATAACATTAATAAATGATAATACCTATCTTATGGCTTATGTTCATATTGCCCATGACTGTAAAGTTGGGAAAAACACAATTCTTGCAAATAATGTAACCCTTGCAGGTCATGTTCATATAGGCAACAATGTTTTTATTGGTGGTCTTACTCCTATTCATCAGTTTTGTAGAATTGGTGATTATGCAATGGTAGGTGGTGCTTCAGCAGTTGATAAAGATATTCCACCATATACAAGAGCTTCTAAAAATCATGCAAGGCTTTATGGATTAAACCTTGTAGGATTAAAAAGAAATGGTTTTACCAGTGAGCAAATAAAAATTTTAAAAGAGGCATATAAAATACTTTTTATTAAATCTTCTACTTTAGAAGAGGGAATAAGGAAGGTATTAGAAGAATTACCAGAAACAGAAGAGATAAAAAATTTAATTAATTTTATAAAAAATTCAAAAAGAGGAATTACACCAGACGCAACTAAAAAGAAATCAGTATGAAGATAGGTCTTATTGCAGGTTCAGGAGAACTTCCTATCCAGTTTGCTAAAAATGCTTTAGAAAAAGGAAATCAAGTTTTTACAGTTGCAATAAAAAATATTACAGACAAAAAAATTCAAAAATATTCTCAAGTTAAATGGCTTCATTTTGGAGAGGCTCAAAAATTAATAGATACCTTTAAAGAAAAGAATATAAAAAATATTGTAATGCTTGGGAAAATAGAACATTACTCTTTAATATTTTCTATTTATAAATTAGATGAAAGGGCAAAAAGATTTTTTTCATCTTTAAAAGATAAAAAAGCAAAAACTATTTTAGAAGGTGTGATAAAAGAGCTTGAAGCTGAAGGCTTTTATTTTATAGATCCTTCTCCTTATTTAGAAAATCTTCTTGTTCCAGAAGGTTTGGTAAATGATATAAAACCTGAAGGAAAATATATTGAAGATGCAAAATTTGGCCTTAAAATAGCAAAAGAAATAGCTCAATTGGATATAGGGCAAACAGTAGTAGTTAAAGATAAAATAGTTGTAGCAGTAGAAGGTCTTGAAGGCACAGATAAATGTATAATCAGGGCTGGTAAACTTGCAGGAGAAAATACAGTAGTTTGTAAAGTTGCAAGAAAAAATCAAGATATGAGATATGATGTTCCAGTAATTGGCATTAAAACATTAGAAAGCATGAAAAAAGCTAAAGCAAAACTACTTGCAGTAGAAACAAATAGAACTTATCTTTTAGAAAAAGAAAAATTTATAGAAAAAGCTAATAAATATAAAATTTCTGTAATAGGTTTTAATTTAGAAAAGATTTATGAATGAGCAAGAATATCTACAGGAAATTGAAAAGTATTATCTATCTTTAAAAGGTTCTTTAACTTTTTTATCACCAAATGAATCAAATTTAATACTAAAATGGTATAAAGAAAATAGAGATTTAAAATTAATAAAGAAATTGATTAAAGAAGAAATTGCAAAACTGCCTGAAAGAAAGAAAAAATATTTTTCTTTATTGTCTGTTGAAAAAAGATTATCAGAAAAAAAAGAAAAAGCTAAAAAAGATAAAGCAAAACAAAAAAAAGTTTCTATATGGGAAAAAGTTGTAAAAGCTAAAAATTTACCTGAAGAATTATTAAAGGTTCCAGATGATTACAAAGGTGATATAAATCTTTATCAGGAAAAAAATATAATCTCTTATATATGGAAAAATATGAGTTTAGAAGAAAAAGAAAAGTTAAAAAAGGAAGCCATTTTAGAACTGAGAAATTATGATTTTCTTCCTGATGATATAAAATCCACAATAAAAGCTATTATTTATAATAAAATAAAGGAAAGTTTATTAAATGTTTAAATTTTCGTCAAAACTATAAAAAATTAAGTTTTAATGTTTGCATTTAGCAAATAGTTTTCATAATATACACATTAATTTATATAAACCTGTCAATAGTTTGATGATATAATTTTTTTTAGTCTTTATAAGGAGGTAAAAATGTTAAAAATTAATATAGAAGGTATTGGTGAGTTTGAATTTCCAGAAGGAATTACTATAAAAGAAATTATAAATCAGATAGAAGATAAAATTAAAAATCCTTCAGCTATATTAGGTGGAGTTTTTAATGGAGAGATTATAGATATTCATACACCTATCAGAGAAAGTGGTAATTTAAGATTTTTAACTAAAAAAGATAAAGAAAGTTTAGAAATACTTAGACACTCTTTAGCACATATTATGGCTCAAGCATTAAAAGAACTTTATGGCTCAGATAAAGTACATCTTGGAATAGGACCAACTACAGATGTTGGATTTTTCTATGATGTTGAAGTAGAAGGAAAAAGATTAACTGAAGAAGATCTTCCAGTAATTGAAGAAAAGATGAAAGAGATTATAAAAAGAGATTGTCAAATAGAAAGAGAAGAACTACCAAGAGAAAAAGCAATAGAATTTTTTGAAAATACTAAAGAGTTTTATAAAGTAGATTTAATAAGGCATGATATTCCTGAAAATGCTCCTATTTCTGTTTATAAACAGTGTGAATTTACAGATCTTTGTAGAGGACCACATATACCATCTACAGGAAAAGCATCAACAGCTTTTAAACTTTTTAATATTGCAGGAGCTTACTGGAAAGGAAAAGAAGGAAATCCAATGCTCCAAAGAATTTATGGAGTAGCATTTTGGGATAAAAAAGATCTAAAAAAATATCTTAATATGCTTGAAGAAGCTAAAAAAAGAGACCATAGAAAAATAGGAAAAGAACTTGAACTATTTATAATAGATGAAAATGTTGGTGGTGGACTTGCATTATGGCTACCAAAAGGTGCAATTATAAGAAATGAGATAGAAAATGATTGGAGAAAAGAACATATTAAAAGAGGTTATCAGCTTGTTTATACACCACATGTAGGGAAAGAGCAGTTATGGGAAACTTCAGGGCATGTCAATTTTTATAGAGAAAATATGTTTCCTGAAATGCAGATAGAAGAAGAAGGATATTTTGTAAAACCAATGAACTGTCCATTCCATGTTGAAATTTACAAATCAAAACAAAGATCATATAAAGAACTTCCTATAAAACTTGCAGAACTTGGTACTGTTTATAGATATGAAAGAAGTGGAGTTTTACATGGATTAATGAGGGTTAGAGGTTTTACACAAGATGATGCTCATATAATATGTAGAGAAGATCAAGTAGAGGAAGAGATTAGAAAAGTTTTAGAATTTGCAATTGAAACCTTAAAAAATTATGGATTTGAAGAGTTTGAAGTTTATCTTTCAACAAGGCCTGAAAAATCTGTTGGTGATGATAGAATGTGGGAAATTGCAACAGATGCTTTAAGAAAAGCAATAGAGTCTGTTGGATTAGAATATGATATTGATGAAGGTGGTGGAGCATTTTATGGCCCTAAAATAGATGTAAAAATAAAAGATGCTATTGGTAGAATGTGGCAATGTTCTACTATCCAGTTTGATTTTAATCTACCAGAAAGATTTGATATGTATTACATTGGTGAAGATAATAAAAGACACAGACCTTATATGATACA
This genomic interval carries:
- a CDS encoding succinate dehydrogenase/fumarate reductase iron-sulfur subunit, with product MEHFYLKVFRYDPTKDEQPYYKTYKLPVEKGMTVLAALFKVKETQDPSISFRYNCRAAICGSCSMKINGHGTLACKEQVTKLLEKYNTDTIVVEPIGNVKPLKDLIFDFDWLLEKFKQVKPWFIPKEPPPADGTEYRQDPYDHHKIDFASDCILCASCVSECNALKANKDYLSPFVLAKAYRFAADSRDGARRERLEAVLDHFNLEWCVRCWQCTTNCPKEVQPYESIIRLRIIAAEEGYKTPGERHAEIFEKDIKERGLLNEMLLPIRQEGVLGAVKRAPFGIKMFFKGKVNIADFFGGHKVKRHEEVEKIYEKAKEKEKEVKIRIPQILGVVYEDKRKTRKRANFLDKGGNE
- a CDS encoding CoB--CoM heterodisulfide reductase iron-sulfur subunit B family protein — its product is MAELKYAFYTGCSAKGVAPELYNSTYLVAEKLGMELIELEAATCCGAGAVQEKDEFLSLTINARNLALAEELGLDLLTICNTCTVMLRETKFKLDNDPELKKAVNEVLAEAGLEYKGTSEVTHFLWEVIDGVGLDKLKEMVVRPLKDFNIAPFYGCHIIRPVYLIGYEDPDNPKSIEMIIEALGGNPKDHEARLACCGFHSFWSAEDEVTLRLTAMDTEAAKEEKADFMVTPCPLCHTQLDAMQEEAEERIGTNIGMPILHLPQMIGLALGMNPEELGLQKHVISTENIINKITASV
- a CDS encoding ArsR/SmtB family transcription factor, whose protein sequence is MAKKAKSEEQIVDSNLWQDEEWLEENAELLKALAHPSRLKIIGFLSSGKKCVKHIWEALDLPQPNVSQHLSVLRNKGILGYKREGSIVCYYIKNEKALKIYKLLVEEE
- the trxA gene encoding thioredoxin, giving the protein MAGKVCVLNESNWEQEVLNSELPVLVDFWAPWCGPCRLIAPVIEELAEELEGKAKICKLNTDENPNIAMKYGIRAIPTIMVFKNGQVVDTKVGVQPKEVLKSLLV
- the lpxA gene encoding acyl-ACP--UDP-N-acetylglucosamine O-acyltransferase, giving the protein MATEIHPTAIVSKKAKIGANVKIGPFSIIEDNVEIGDNTEISSNVKIKNYTSIGENCKIFEGAVIGNIPQHLGFEGEKSFVKIGNNVVIREYCTIHRGTRFDDGITLINDNTYLMAYVHIAHDCKVGKNTILANNVTLAGHVHIGNNVFIGGLTPIHQFCRIGDYAMVGGASAVDKDIPPYTRASKNHARLYGLNLVGLKRNGFTSEQIKILKEAYKILFIKSSTLEEGIRKVLEELPETEEIKNLINFIKNSKRGITPDATKKKSV
- a CDS encoding LpxI family protein, with protein sequence MKIGLIAGSGELPIQFAKNALEKGNQVFTVAIKNITDKKIQKYSQVKWLHFGEAQKLIDTFKEKNIKNIVMLGKIEHYSLIFSIYKLDERAKRFFSSLKDKKAKTILEGVIKELEAEGFYFIDPSPYLENLLVPEGLVNDIKPEGKYIEDAKFGLKIAKEIAQLDIGQTVVVKDKIVVAVEGLEGTDKCIIRAGKLAGENTVVCKVARKNQDMRYDVPVIGIKTLESMKKAKAKLLAVETNRTYLLEKEKFIEKANKYKISVIGFNLEKIYE
- the thrS gene encoding threonine--tRNA ligase, whose translation is MLKINIEGIGEFEFPEGITIKEIINQIEDKIKNPSAILGGVFNGEIIDIHTPIRESGNLRFLTKKDKESLEILRHSLAHIMAQALKELYGSDKVHLGIGPTTDVGFFYDVEVEGKRLTEEDLPVIEEKMKEIIKRDCQIEREELPREKAIEFFENTKEFYKVDLIRHDIPENAPISVYKQCEFTDLCRGPHIPSTGKASTAFKLFNIAGAYWKGKEGNPMLQRIYGVAFWDKKDLKKYLNMLEEAKKRDHRKIGKELELFIIDENVGGGLALWLPKGAIIRNEIENDWRKEHIKRGYQLVYTPHVGKEQLWETSGHVNFYRENMFPEMQIEEEGYFVKPMNCPFHVEIYKSKQRSYKELPIKLAELGTVYRYERSGVLHGLMRVRGFTQDDAHIICREDQVEEEIRKVLEFAIETLKNYGFEEFEVYLSTRPEKSVGDDRMWEIATDALRKAIESVGLEYDIDEGGGAFYGPKIDVKIKDAIGRMWQCSTIQFDFNLPERFDMYYIGEDNKRHRPYMIHRAVFGSIERFIGVLIEHYAGQFPLWLSPVQAKVIPIADAHVEYAKQVEEKLKNAGLRVEIDDRNERMNKKIRDAELQKIPYMLVVGDKEWQTGTVSVRTKKKGNIGVFTIDEFIEKAKKLIDKKATEYTFED